Below is a window of Methanosarcinales archaeon DNA.
GGGAAGGAATTTCCCAGGTTGCGCCGCGAAAAGATAGGTTTTGTATTCCAGCATTTTAACCTGTTGCCTGCTTTGACAGCTCTTGGTAATGTGGAGATAGCTATGAGGTTTGCCCGGAAACATAAAAATGATCGAATTCGCAGAGCAAAAGAAGTTCTTACAGAGATGGGGCTGGGCGACCGGTTGAACCATAAACCTTCAGAGTTGAGCGGAGGCGAGCAACAAAGGGTAAGTATTGCCCGGGCCCTGGTAAACAAACCGGCCATCATCCTTGCAGACGAACCTACCGGTGAAGTGGATACTAAGACGAGGGAATTAATTGTCAACATCTTCCGGCAGTTATCTGATGGAGGACAGACTGTGATAATTGTGACCCATGACGTGTGGGTAGCAGACAGGACTGACAGAACCATTACGCTCATCGATGGTATGGTTAAAAATTGATATTACTGAGCTAATAGCGTTTATAAAGTAGCTATTGTTGTACTGAATCCATTTTCGAAAGAATGAGTTTCAATTCGCATCTCCACATACTCGTAATTGAAGGTGGATTTGAAAATCATGGCAAATTCGTACATAAAAAATTCATTCCTTACCGTGCCACCAGCACGGTACAGTTCGTTTTCTTGACCACTTCAAGCGCCACGCTCCCGATCTCCGGGTTGATCTCACTCTCGCCCTTGCTGCCCAATACTATGGTGTGCACCTTGTATTTCCCAGCAGCATCCAGGATGGCCTTGGCAATGGATTCGGCACATGCGCCCCTTTTTGGCATGTGCTGCATGCTTACTCCCACCAGGATCTTATCCACCTGGATTCCCATCCCGGCTCCCATTTCTACCACGCTGTTCAGTACTTCCTCACCCTTTGCCACCAGTTCCTCCCGGGCCGAGTCCTTTCGTGCAACTGCCACATAAATGGCTGCCATACGGATCTCATATGACCTGGCGATCTTCATGGCTGCGATCTCGGCTTTGTGTCCCCACTGCGAGCCGTCGGTTGCTAACAGTATTTCATATCTTGTCATGCTCTAACCTCTGTTCTGACCATCTTTCGGCTCAAACTTGTCCATTGCCACCATTAAAGCGAATATTACTGCCCCGGGCCTGGGTGGACATCCAGGTATATAGACATCCACTGGCAGGAGTTTATCAACACCACCACAGCTTGCATAGGTATTTCCAAAAATACCTCCGCTGCAGGCACATGAACCCATGGCCGCCACAAGCTTGGGAGAAGGTGTGGCATTATATGTCTTTATGAGGGCAAGTTCCATGTTCCTAGTGACCGGCCCTGTAACCAAAAGCATGTCAGCATGGCGCGGGGATGCTACAATATGAATGCCGAAACGTTCGATATCATAGATGGGATTTGACAATGAAACAACCTCAACCTCGCAGCCGTTGCACGATCCGGCGTCTACTTCCCGAATGGCAAGCGATCGGCCGAAGATATGCCTGATCCTTGAATGCAGACGCTGCCCCATGATCTCGATCTCATCCTCGACTGTCATGATCTCCTCCGAATTACAGTGTACAGATCATCCTTTGTCTTTGAAGCCATCTCAAATTCCCCTGTAAGTTCGATCGCATAATTCTGGCAGACCTCCTCACATCTGCCGCAGAAAATACAGCCGCAATAGGAGAGAGTAAGTACCTTTTCATTTCCCTCCTGTTCCAGCTTTAATGCTCCGGACGGGCACGCATCTGCACAATCTCCGCAAAGTATGCATTTTTCTGAGAGTATTTGCGGTTTTCCGCGAAATCCTTCAGGTACGTCATCCTTTATCTCTGGATATTTTGAAGTTACAATGCCGGTTTTAATGG
It encodes the following:
- a CDS encoding ABC transporter ATP-binding protein; protein product: MNDDGADIILKTRNLKKTYMQGKVPVHALQGVDIEVERGELISIVGPSGSGKSTLLSLIGMLDSATEGDVFIDGIEVTKSEGKEFPRLRREKIGFVFQHFNLLPALTALGNVEIAMRFARKHKNDRIRRAKEVLTEMGLGDRLNHKPSELSGGEQQRVSIARALVNKPAIILADEPTGEVDTKTRELIVNIFRQLSDGGQTVIIVTHDVWVADRTDRTITLIDGMVKN
- a CDS encoding universal stress protein; the encoded protein is MTRYEILLATDGSQWGHKAEIAAMKIARSYEIRMAAIYVAVARKDSAREELVAKGEEVLNSVVEMGAGMGIQVDKILVGVSMQHMPKRGACAESIAKAILDAAGKYKVHTIVLGSKGESEINPEIGSVALEVVKKTNCTVLVAR